The Leptodactylus fuscus isolate aLepFus1 chromosome 1, aLepFus1.hap2, whole genome shotgun sequence nucleotide sequence GTAGCACCGGAGCACCAAggaaaggagagtatgatttttttttttcaccttcctggacaacccctttaaggaaatactGTAAGTGGCACTCCATTGGAGAGGTTCTTTTCCTGTCATGGACACAGGGATCCTGCAGCTATCACTATATTTTGGGGGGTTCCTCTTACCATTACGGTTCTGGTGGTCCTTTGGCAGGTGCTTTATATGgtcattttgtatatttttggcatCTTAGCACCCAAAAGAATTTTCCAATTAAGGTACCACAACTTTAGTCACATTGACATGATCTTTTGCCCTGGTATAGCTCTTTAGATACAAAAACAGGTAGTGCAGAAATCCTCATATCACGATTTGGTCGTTGCTATACCTGTCTGTATATTGTGATATATAAACCAAAATTTAAAGGGCTCACATTTATTTTACATTAAAATGTCACAAATACAGGTTAAAATTTCTCgataaaaataactgaaatctgaAAAACGTTTGGTGTTAAAATAGTTAAAGGAAGTCGCTTGTGCTATAAAAATAAAGTCTGTAAAATATTAAAGTTCATTGGTGAAAAGCCTCCAGGCGTATTCGCTTTGCATCGGCTGGATGCCGCAATGCGATTCCATAACGGAGCAATAACTCGATGTAAGGCGGCCAGTACTCGTCCTTTACTATGATGTAGGGGTCATTGGGGGTGTTCATGAGCTGGTTGATCAAGGTCTAAAAAGTAAAAAGGGGGAAAACAATTATTCAGATATtttacattaaagaggttgtccaggaaatacacAAATCACTGAGGAGGCCAGAGAAGAATCACCAGTCCCTGGCGCTCTGGCTCTGACGCATGCCATGCCTTCCCTGCAGGTAGTCCTGCGCGGCGCGAGACTGCTGAGGCCGATCAGTAGAATCAGCAGCCACAGGAAAAGACCTGGAGACATTGGTGAGTGACGTCACTGGGTCCTTTCCAGCTACCATTGAGGCCAACAAATGGCATCAGCAGTCACATACAGCATAGggcatcctggacaacccctttaaagaggacctttcatcagattgggcacaggcagttccatatactgctggaaagccgacagtgcgctgaattcagcgcactattggctttcccgatctgtgccccgggtaaagcgctatcggtaccagtaccgtagcgctttacagtcagaagggggtttctgacagtcagtcaggaatgtccttctccacagcagcgcctatcgctgtccatagacgagtattatcaggaggggaggggggcgttactttccgctcacacagtacagcgctataggcgctgctgtggagaaggacgttcctgacagactgtcaggaacgcccttctgactgtaaagcgctacggtactgggactgatagcactttacctggggcacagatgaactcagcgcactgtcagctttccagcagtatatggaactgcctgtgcccaatctcatgaaaggtcctctttaagcataagCCCATTTTCAGAGCAAGTCTATAGACCTGAAGGGAAGGAGGATCTGTATGTGGCCATACATAGACATTAAATGTAGGTCAGCTGGACCTGCCACGTTCAGTCAGGATCGGTCAACAGATTGTGATCTTGTACATGGATTTCAATGCAGAAAATCCACACGGTAAACCATTGGCAATAAAGTCAATCAAAAATTCTATTTCTCATACACTTGATGCTTTTTTTGTCAGTGTGGAAATTGACCAATAATGTGAATTTTAAAATCCACAGCATGAAATTAATTTACCTTTTCAGtacaagttttttttaaatatggcttCAATATCcacatgtatatgtgtgcatACCTGCACCGAAATCTATGCCAGTGGGTATGTATTTTCGATGCAGATCTCACTCTAGGTTTTCTGCATGTAAATCCTGATCATGTGCATGAACCCTTAACTGTATGATAAAATCTTCTCTTTGTAATCTCTACATTGTCTCAGGTCTGACAAACTACTTGGAGGATATACATCAGgtaaatgggcctaatcggcaGGGACTCCTGAGcggcggaatctgcagcaagatcgagcaagaTGCTGACATATTCCACAATGGAAGGaagattcctatgtgtgaacgtaCCCAAATAGTCTATGGTCAGGCATGCAGAGCTAACGGTGACTGTGAATTTTGCCCTTCCCATAGGGAACATGTTTACCAGCAATGAATTGGTTCTGAATTACTGCCTCATAAAATAGCTTTCCCTTGGCGGATGAGAGATTACACATTATTTAAGATCTTTTGTTAATAGACTTGTCAGTCGTATCTCAGTCAGGTCACGGTGACCCACTAGTTAGTATCCATGAAGAAGCAGCCAATGATTCTACACAATACACTAAGACCAAACGGAAATTTTATGGGACTATTATAGGTCATGTGGGCGAGAATGGATAACTGATGGAAACCCTACTACTATAATCTTGTATAGTGTATACTTACTATGCTGTATTTAAAAGACactattatgctaggttcacactagcgttcacctgtccgccttctgcatgccagaagtcggaaagctcagaccgcgtccggccgtgagcggcggtgagcgttttatgctctccgccgcgaaaccggattttttaatccggacacagagtactgcatgtctgactctgtgtccggattataaaacccggttttgcagcggagagcataaaacgctcaccgccgctcacggccggacagctttctcacccattcaaatgaatgggtgagaaagcctcctgcaggtttccgtatcctgcctctgttttaggcaggaaacggaaacctgaactacggagaggagaacgctgatgtgaacgagcccttacatggaAACCATCAGTAATCTGCCCTATGGGTCTCTACAGCACTTGTAGGACCTGTCACTTCTCCTGACATGTTTTATCTGCTCTGCTCATAATAATGGGATTTTTTGTACGcaccgtaaaatccttttctcgttgtgtTCACTTGGAGAActagcaccatgggtatagacttGGCCACTAGGAGGCAGTATAAATAGGGCCTAAGGCATCAGTTTACACTACAAAATGGCCTGTTCTTATGAATGTCCTATGTTTTGTACCCTACAATGGATCAGACCCATCAGTCCCAAAACTACAGCCTTCATATCCTTCAATAGACTgaccgcagctcagctcccattcactttaaagagATTTTATCAAGTTATGCATTTATCCCGTATTGATAGGATAAGGAATAACTTCATGATCAGACCCCATTATTCCTGCAATGGCTCTTTGGGACTGATCAGGACAGGAGTACTGGAGGCCCATTCTCTGGATTGATGGTAGTTTGACAGCTGAGACTCCCACCGATCAGGAATTTATCCCTTAACCTATAAATAgggataagggcgggttcacacctgcgcccgctttccgtttcctgtccgagaaactggacaggagacgcaaaccggcaggcagttttcaaacctgttcatttgaatgggtttgcaaagtgtccgcccatgagcgtcttgtgtacggttgaaaaaaaaagttttgccgcagagatcacaaaacgctcacaggcggacactgaccgcctgtcggcagaagatggaaacctcaaaacggagattgggcgctggtgtaaaCCCACCTTAATTTCATAACTTGCTCCAACCCCTTAAATGGGAGCTGAACAGCAATAGCATACACAGTCACTACTAGCACACAGGGCCTGTCACTTCCAGCTTCATACACCGTGCTTGAACACTTGTGCTAAGGATAGACCTTCAATATCTGTTTTGGAGAACCCCTTAAAGAgggtaataaattaataaataaatcaattaataaaTTCCATGGAAATAACCCCAGTGCACAGCTTATCAGGAATGGCATATGTGATCCCAGTCTTGATGAATTCCCCTTTATGTCTGACTGTAGAAAGTAGAAGTAAGTTTTAGTAATACAATATTTGAATTTACCTCTAAAATAATATGTAGACGTATCCATTGGACAGGAGGCTCTTCAGAGACAccctaaaaatattttaaaagagACATGGCATTAAATGTCATAATTTACATATTCCTACTAGGAAGGTAATATTTAGCATAGGTTCTTTTGGTGAATTCACTCTTGTATGTCAGGGAGTGGCATGAAAAGCAATATCCAAACATCAGTACatatctcccaaccgtcccaaattCAGCAGGACAGACCCGGATTCCCGGTCCTATCCCGCTGCGACAGTTGGCTAGAGGTATGTCCCAGCTTTATCTCATCCTCATCTTctccggatgcagatgagttgcatACAGTGATAATGCGGGGAGCAGTTTgctctctgcttcaccattcttCCAGTTTCTTCTCTGGGAGCTGTAGGcgccatgtgatgacatcactcatactgagcctgcagctccctgaaggctgcagaccagagacagctgataaaacagcaggggagtgaggagaggtgagtattagtgtccttttatttttgtttgttaggagagggacataacactgtcagggggtAACAGGAGGGGGATTTTAAATTGTGGGGGCAGCTGCAGGTAGACATTACACTGGAGGCAACAGGAGGGGAAAATTATTCTGTGGGAGAGAATGGAGGAAGAAATGATACTGATCATCCCATAGGGTGACTTTAggagcattatacggtgtgggggcaCAAACAGAAATTAATGGGAATGGGCAAAGTCAAATAGCGGGTAGGGCTAAATGgcgcacattctgtccctctttctatcctttgaaagttgggaggtatgtcactGTCACATTATTGTCATTTTCACATCCATCGAGAGGGCAATTTTAGTAACAGATTAGGcaaggctgtggagttggagaTGATAAAAAAGTTAcactatacaattattaatagtgtataattagatacatagttcATTACATATTTAATTTCAATGGagttcaatcactggctttttaatgaattagaagaCCTTTGCTGTCAGCCaattatgaaggagttggagtcagagcagtggaaaaatagaggagtcgaagttggtggtttggcctatcgactccacagccctgagatCATGGATACCCAGCTCCTGCAATTTTACAATGTAAAAGCTGTTCcatcagaaaacccctttcaaaATGGAACCACAACTGAATGATCAGCTGGTCACCCTTAGTCCCACTCTCAGGAAAAATAGTGAATTTTGAGAGAAGACCCCTGCCAGCCATTTCCCATTCAATTGCCTCTAGaggagaaatgtagtattacatggctgACCAGATAATACATGGCCAGAACAGGACATGCTCCTAATGTCCTAATAAGAGGCCCTTCCTTATGGTGCATGGAAAGGGGGTCCTAAGTGTAAGCAGGCAACGTGATGTCTACAGGCTAACTATAGAGGTCAATGCAGAGGCCTAGAGTGTTCCAGAAATACCTTTTTCTTCTTGGCACTCCTTTCATGCTCCTCAGGAAGAGGAAAGTGGTCCTCTAAGAACTCTCCAAACGCCGATAACAGTTCTTGTCTATAGGCTTTCAATTTCTTCAGTTTATTTTTCAGGTCTTGAAATGCACTTTGAGGAAGACAATAAATAACATTGAGAGAATTAGTAATTTTCGTTATTAATATGTAAAAAGAGGATCTCGCAAAGTGAGCAAAGTCTACATTACCGTCATTTCGTGGAGGTCGAGAAGGCTTACACAACTTACACCCACTTCTATGGTTTTATAAACATTACACTGTATTTAAAGGGACCCTAAAGCTAAACGACAGCTTCTCGCCTTTCACTGTGTAGTTAGTTATCAGCCATATGTGACTAATCTGAGATAAAGAGACAGCAGTCAGATGCTTAGGTTTTCTTCTTACTGATGGCAGTGTCTCCAGGAGCAGGGCGGGTTTCCAGCAGATCCCCTGTGCCTCCAGTGGGGGTACTACAGGGATATTGTATTGTGTATTGCATTATGATATATAGTAGCATTAGAgtaaggacattatactgaggaTGGGGCACTATAGTGTGTGGACTGAACTAATgagtcattatattgtgtgggggccactataccGTGCATGGGTAgtatggagacattatactgcgtgtggtGCACCaatagggcattataccatgtgaagtCATCTAAGATCCCATTATACCATATAGGAACacaacagggcattatactgtgtggtggcagcaAGGAGGCTTCATCATAGTATTTTACATAGagaaagtcattattatggaaCAAACAGTGTGTCTAATGGGAAAGGGCAGCTCTGGGTGGGTTTAGAGGCCTACCTTAGCATATGTATATATTGGACAAGTTGAGCTCGGACCTTCATCAGATGGCAGACCCGAGTCAGTGGATCTTTGCTAAAAGTAGTTGCGTACCCCTGCAATAGGTCAATGTTTGCTTTTCTAAGAAACTTAGTCTGAGATTAAAGCAAAGCCAAACCAAAAGTAAGAGAGATCAATCTGCAGACAGCTGTCCTGAGGTCATTGCTTCCCATCAGTTTGAAGCAGGGCAATGGCTTGAGTGGGTGAGAAGTCACATGAGTCAAAAGAGGTACTAGGCCTCCTTAGGGAGATTGCATTTGCTGGCCACCTTTTAGTATGTAGAGTCTTACAAACCATACATGCTCTACTGGGAATTCTGGGAGAAGAAAATGCAATATATTGCAATGGCTTACTACAAATGGACGTGGCTTAAGATTGTTCAAGGTGAACCAAAATGTTGGCCTACTTTTTAGCATAAAGTAACCCAATCAATAGGCAATATACACTGAGACAAAGATTTATTGCCAGATTTATGATACAGCATGAcccactatgataaatctggcgcaTTTTTAGACTGTTTAGTCTAAGATTACATTGCCTATTAGTCAAGATTAGTAACTGCGCCCTATTGTGTAAGAGGAGAAGTGGAGGACGTCATCCGCTGATGTGTAGGATCCTCAAGTCAGCTGTAGCTGTCACGTTGTTGAGATTTCCAATTTCACATAAAAGTCGGTGTGTCAAAGAGTTTGCACTTTGAAGTGAAGGGAGCTGATTCAGTACAAAAAATGGTGAGAGATAGCTGTGATTCTGGATCTATTTTCATGTTGTGGCAAATATCCGTATGTGGCTAGTAGGTATAGTAAATATAAGACCGAAGGGGGAAATTATCAATCCAGAAAACTAAGCATCGAGGGACGATATCGTGGTGCACATTTGGCGCAAGGTCCTTTCCTGCACTAAACAAGTACCACAGACCCGCCACATTGTGCAAATGCAGGCAGAGTGCCTTGTTCCAATATATTCATGATGCAAATCTATGCAAGTTCCcaactgtaaaaaacaaaaaaactttgcaagtcttcagtaggtgataccttttttaatggctaactcataatgatgacagaaaatgacgtttcgaagcttcctctgagctccttcttcagatataactaaaaacaccttctagaggctgcatatttataactggacacaggggtaggggtccagttataaatatgcagcctctagaaggtgtttttagttatatctgaagaagaagctcagaggaagcttcgaaacatcatattctgtcatcattatgagttagccattaaaaaaggtatcacctactgaagacttgcaaagtttttttgttttttatattttataaccactggctaacacggtaccaaaacaaacagttcccaactggtgtagatttccaatcTAGCCCTAGCACATACAGGTGATTTATGACAAGGCTGAAGCCACTTCAAAAATCACAAATTTCCAGTCAGGCCCATTTGTACAatgcaaaaattttaataaatctgccccatactgtacatacatgtacATAATAATGCTGAATAGAAAAGATGAAGAAGAGCAAAAAACCTATAAATTGGCCAAGATTAAGATATCGTCAGCAAATACCTTTTCTCAGAAATATTTTCACTCTGATCTTTGACTTCCTGTAGCTTTACTTTCAGCGTTTCCAATACTTCCTCCTGTTCCTCCAACCAGCGTTGCTCTCTAAGAAAAATTAAAGGAAAGTTTATCTCATATTAATACCATTTCTTGTGTTTCCATTTCTATTGTAATAAATCTCTGCAttctccatgaaataacaattctgcagCATCATGGTTGAATACACTGCACTGCGCTGCCCACCTGCTATTCATTTTGGAAATatatgactactagagatgagcgaacactgttcggatcagccgatccgaacagcacgctcccattgaaatgaatggaagcacctgtgacgctgactttgccggcggccggccacttaaccccccgcgtgtcggccgcttccattcatttctatgggagcgtgctgttcagaacggctgttccgaacagtgttcactcatctctaatgactacatTTGTCTTGTCAATAGGCCGTGTCCCTAGTAGTGATGATTAGACAATGTCATAATGTGTTGTTACATATTCATGGGTAATGACAACACTTAATAAATTGCCAGGAGGTACAACAAAGGAATGGCAAAATGCAGAGTTCTAACAAAAGATACTTAGGGCAATAGTAAGAAGTTTTACTTAACCAGTGTCCGGATACCTTCACTAACTTATTTAaaatggggttttctgggcttaTGAGATTAATAACCCATCCTTTGGACAGGCCATcacagatcagtggaggtccacaACTCAGGCCCCAAGTGGATCATCTGTCCGAAGCCACATTGGTGCTCCATGAGCACTATTTCTgctcaatggaccatgtgacgtCATGTTCATCGGCCACATAGTCTGATTGCAGCGCAGACCCATTCAAGTTGCTTGCCCATTAGTCACATTGAGAATGACACTAAATGAAGTGGCAGGCATATGTGTACGGCTCCCTCGATACTATAACCACATCTTGGGTCAGTGATCATTTTGACCACGGAGGTTGGTAAGTACAAAAACATTTTAAAGCAAGACCCCTCGATGGCAAGGTACCTACCCCAGGTACATTGAGGTGAAGTCAAGTCAACACAAAGAAGCTGCAGCCCCAAAAGAGTGGACTGAGCTCTCCAGAGCCCTATCAAATGTGGATTACTTGAAAAGTAAAAAGGAAATATACCCAACTTATTTTCTTTCACTGGGTGAAAGTTGGTCAGTCACCTTATTAATATCATTAGGAATGATCTATGATGCAACATAGTATACATGGGCGCAGACTAAAGCCCCCATACACATAACACGAGACTCCATGCTGCTACAGTGACACACTGAATTGTCTACCTACAATCTACCTTGCATCCATACATTGTGGACATATATCCTCAGAAAATATCTGTAGCAGATTTCACTGCAAAATGAGCGTGTTTTACATGTGGAATAGGTTGCAGGTTTGCTGAGTACAttaacaatatacagtatgtaaagggGTTTTGCCACCTTAGCAACTGTGTACATGGGATAAGTTGCATATGAGTGGTGGTCTGACTGCTGGGGTCCCCACAATTATGAGACTGGTGGTGTTTTTATATCaggtctgaatggagcagtggttggaCAAGTGCACCGctgcttcattcatttctatgggactgctagATAAAGCCAAAGTACAGCGTTCGGCTACCTCTgccagtcccattgaaatgaatgaccaccactccattcaaaatGACGAGCAAAAACGCCCCTATTCTCGTGACTGGAGAGAGGGTTCAGCGGTCAGATCTGCACTGATTCGTAACTTATTTTCTATCTTGGGTTGTTGCTAagatggcaaaacccctttaaatccagacCACAGGTCAGTTTCTGTCCAGATTCTATGCAGATGTTTCTGAtattgtgtggatgagattttgcTAAACCTCAGATACTACTGATAAAACTGAAGATTTTCCACCCAGTGCAAAATTTCCATTCTCAGTATCTGTCCTTTCCATTTCAGAACATTGATGCTGGTAAAACCATGTGAGCAATGTAACGTTCAGTGGATCTGACACTGAAATACACTGGAGAAAGCTTGTACAGTCTGACAGGACACACCATAGAACTTCTGTAATTAAATCCTGTccacacatggagaattgcacttCTGATGTAAGTGACGTCTAGTCCTGGCTCATATACAAGTCTGTCTGTGCCAAGAGGAGCATCCATACGCTCCATGTTCAAAGTATGTTAACCATATGTCCACAGCATTTCACAGAAGTGAGAATTTATCATCCTAGGAGGCTACTGGAATCCACAGAGATCACGGCTGCTCTCCGGAGAACCTCCCCGCCTGAGGGGCCTGTAACACATTTTAGACTTC carries:
- the CENPK gene encoding centromere protein K, whose amino-acid sequence is MDNLDELLKETEHLARHMSSYQQDLPPDLLTSSMKGSEELVQRCEEIWAQIGQCQNQIMVMEPEVLPDSDVQLFLLMMKVKALTAEHEQWQETSPEIISNNQDILLAAGKEELQIVDRDLELMLSTVRAENKKLKSDLEKEQRWLEEQEEVLETLKVKLQEVKDQSENISEKSAFQDLKNKLKKLKAYRQELLSAFGEFLEDHFPLPEEHERSAKKKKGVSEEPPVQWIRLHIILETLINQLMNTPNDPYIIVKDEYWPPYIELLLRYGIALRHPADAKRIRLEAFHQ